In the genome of Crassostrea angulata isolate pt1a10 chromosome 6, ASM2561291v2, whole genome shotgun sequence, the window ATTATTTCACCATCGGAACTTTCACCATGGCCGAATCCCAATGTCGCCAAAATTACCACCAGGAGAGCGAAGCTGGCATCAACCGCCAAATCAACATGGAACTGTATGCCTGCTATACCTACCAGTCCATGGTATGTAACACAATATGGCTTTGATAATGCTCTCTATAGAATCTAGGTCGCGATTTTTGCAGAAATTTAGAACACCATCGCTATTATTAAAATGACGATTAAAAAACGGCACTCATTTCCTGTTCGGCCTTGAACGTCTTTCAATAATATGTTCAATGGATAACGTTAAATGTTTATACGCATGCACCAATTCATGCCGTCTGCTCGTGTCTATTACAGGCCTACTACTTCGATAGAGATGATGTGGCCCTTCCAGGATTCAGCAAGTTCTTCAAGAATTCATCAGATGAAGAACGGGAACATGCTGAAAAACTGATGAAGTACCAGAACAAGAGAGGAGGGCGTGTCGTGCTCCAAGACATCAAGGTACGCGTGTCCTATATATAATGTTTACAAAAGCTCAGATTACAATACACATATAGAAACTGCGCATTTGCtgcttttaatgattttttaaggcTTACAGTAaggattttcattttataattttttttgttacagaaACCCGACCGTGACGAGTGGGGCACCGGCTTG includes:
- the LOC128188279 gene encoding soma ferritin-like produces the protein MAESQCRQNYHQESEAGINRQINMELYACYTYQSMAYYFDRDDVALPGFSKFFKNSSDEEREHAEKLMKYQNKRGGRVVLQDIKKPDRDEWGTGLDAMQVALQLEKTVNQSLLDLHKVADSHQDAQMCDFLETHYLEEQVNAIKEISDHITQLKRVGSGLGEYEYDRRLDS